The following proteins are co-located in the Calliphora vicina chromosome 2, idCalVici1.1, whole genome shotgun sequence genome:
- the LOC135951795 gene encoding mannose-P-dolichol utilization defect 1 protein homolog, producing the protein MEAIKKGALFLMSEKCFDNYFLEQNYFDVPCFKALLSKGLGLAIIAGSLLVKVPQVLKILKNKSGEGINLISVLLDLTAITFHMAYSYVNGFPFSSWGDNTFLAFQTMAIAALVMFFSGAKAKALAFILFYATCVYVLCSGLTPFNVLVTVQSCTIPILLVGKLSQAWTNYKNGSTGQLSAATVFLLFAGSLARIFTSLQETGDKMMVITFCASSFANGVIVSQMLYYWNKSDAKAAPKKGAKQAAAKKSKSKKVD; encoded by the exons ATGGAGGCTATCAAGAAAGGAGCTTTGTTTTTAATgagtgaaaaatgttttgacaaTTATTTCCTAGAGCAAAATTATTTTGATG TTCCTTGCTTTAAGGCTTTGCTAAGTAAAGGCCTAGGTTTGGCCATTATTGCCGGTTCTTTGTTGGTTAAAGTACCTCAGGTTTTGAAGATCCTTAAGAACAAATCTGGTGAAGGCATTAATCTAATTTCCGTGTTATTAGATTTGACCGCCATTACCTTTCACATGGCCTACAGCTACGTAAACGGTTTCCCTTTCAGTTCCTGGGGTGATAATACATTTTTGGCCTTTCAAACAATGGCCATTGCAGCTCTAGTCATGTTCTTTAGCGGTGCCAAAGCCAAAGCTTTAGCTTTCATTCTCTTTTACGCAACGTGTGTGTATGTTTTATGTTCCGGCTTGACTCCTTTCAATGTACTGGTTACCGTACAAAGTTGTACTATACCCATTCTGTTGGTGGGTAAATTATCTCAAGCCTGGACTAACTACAAAAATGGATCCACTGGCCAGCTATCAGCAGCCACTGTATTCTTGCTCTTTGCCGGTTCTTTGGCTCGCATTTTCACTTCACTCCAGGAAACAGGCGACAAGATGATGGTCATTACATTCTGTGCTTCGTCATTTGCTAACGGCGTCATTGTTAGCCAAATGTTGTACTATTGGAATAAGAGCGACGCCAAGGCTGCTCCCAAGAAGGGTGCTAAGCAAGCGGCTGCCAAAAAATCAAAGAGCAAGAAAGTCGATTAA